Proteins from one Mercurialis annua linkage group LG7, ddMerAnnu1.2, whole genome shotgun sequence genomic window:
- the LOC126657618 gene encoding probable indole-3-acetic acid-amido synthetase GH3.1 — MAVDSGLSSPLGPPACEKDAKALQFIEEMTKNVDTVQENLLAEILSRNSETEYLKRFNLNGATDRETFKSKVPVVTYEDLQPEIQRIANGDRSNIFSSHPISEFLTSSGTSAGERKLMPTIHEELDRRTLLYSLLMPIMNLYVPGLDKGKGLYFLFVKAETKTPGGLLARPVLTSYYKSEHFKNRPFDPYNVYTSPNDTVLCSDSFQSMYSQMLCGLIMRQEVLRVGAVFASGLLRAIRFLQLNWQQLAQDISTGILNPKVTDSGIRECMAKILNPNQELAEFITKECSGENWEGIITRIWPNTKYLDVIVTGAMAQYIPTLEYYSNGLPMPCTMYASSECYFGVNLKPMVKPSEVSYTIMPNMAYFEFLPHEHSSSSPISRDSPPRLVDLADVEIGKEYELVITTYAGLNRYRVGDILRVTGFHNAAPQFKFIRRKNVLLSIDSDKTDESELQKAIENASLLLREYNTTVEEYTSYADTKTIPGHYVIYWELRVTDSANSPTEEVLSQCCLAMEESLNSVYRQGRVADNSIGPLEIRVVKNGTFEELMDYAISRGASINQYKVPRCVSFTPIMELLDSRVVSKHFSQSLPYWTSERRR; from the exons ATGGCGGTTGATTCTGGTCTTTCATCTCCACTTGGTCCGCCTGCATGTGAAAAAGATGCAAAAGCCCTTCAATTTATTGAGGAAATGACTAAAAATGTTGACACAGTGCAAGAAAATCTTCTTGCTGAAATTCTCAGCAGAAATTCTGAAACTGAATATCTGAAAAGATTTAATCTGAACGGAGCAACTGATCGTGAAACGTTCAAATCCAAAGTTCCGGTCGTTACTTACGAAGATCTTCAACCGGAGATTCAACGTATTGCTAACGGTGATCGCTCTAATATTTTTTCTTCACACCCAATTTCTGAGTTTCTCACTAG CTCTGGAACTTCTGCTGGTGAGAGGAAATTGATGCCAACAATTCATGAAGAGTTGGACCGTCGCACGTTATTATACAGTCTTCTTATGCCTATCATGAATCT TTATGTGCCTGGTTTGGACAAAGGAAAGGGTCTATATTTCTTGTTTGTGAAGGCAGAAACAAAGACACCAGGAGGGCTATTGGCTCGTCCAGTTCTCACAAGCTACTACAAAAGTGAACACTTCAAGAACAGACCATTCGATCCGTACAATGTTTACACTAGCCCAAACGACACCGTTCTCTGCTCCGATTCCTTCCAGAGCATGTACTCTCAAATGCTTTGCGGTCTTATTATGCGCCAAGAAGTTCTTCGAGTTGGTGCAGTTTTCGCTTCGGGGCTTCTCCGAGCCATTCGGTTTCTTCAGCTAAATTGGCAACAATTAGCTCAGGATATTTCAACCGGAatcctaaaccctaaagttACAGACTCGGGAATAAGAGAATGCATGGCTAAAATCTTGAACCCGAATCAAGAACTCGCTGAGTTTATCACAAAAGAATGCTCCGGTGAGAATTGGGAAGGTATCATAACAAGAATTTGGCCTAATACCAAATACCTAGACGTCATCGTCACCGGCGCGATGGCTCAGTATATTCCGACTCTCGAATATTACAGCAACGGTTTGCCTATGCCGTGCACCATGTACGCTTCTTCCGAATGCTACTTCGGTGTTAACCTTAAACCAATGGTGAAACCGTCCGAAGTTTCTTACACAATAATGCCTAACATGGCTTACTTCGAATTCTTACCGCACGAACACTCATCTTCTTCGCCTATTTCTCGTGATTCTCCTCCGCGTCTTGTCGATCTAGCTGACGTAGAAATCGGTAAGGAATACGAGCTTGTAATCACTACTTATGCCGGATTAAACCGGTACCGAGTCGGAGATATTCTCCGAGTCACCGGTTTTCATAACGCAGCTCCACAGTTTAAGTTCATAAGAAGGAAGAACGTATTATTAAGCATTGATTCAGATAAAACTGATGAATCTGAATTACAGAAAGCCATTGAAAACGCTTCTTTGTTGCTACGCGAATACAATACAACTGTGGAGGAATACACTAGTTATGCTGATACAAAGACGATTCCTGGTCATTACGTGATATACTGGGAATTACGAGTGACAGACTCAGCCAACTCGCCAACTGAGGAAGTCTTGAGTCAGTGCTGTTTAGCCATGGAGGAATCGCTGAACTCGGTGTACAGACAAGGGCGAGTTGCTGACAACTCAATAGGGCCATTGGAGATAAGGGTAGTGAAGAACGGTACATTTGAAGAGCTAATGGATTATGCAATATCAAGAGGGGCGTCAATTAATCAGTATAAAGTACCAAGATGTGTTAGTTTTACTCCAATTATGGAACTGTTGGACTCACGAGTTGTGTCTAAGCATTTTAGCCAATCTCTGCCGTATTGGACCTCGGAACGACGTCGTTGA
- the LOC126656676 gene encoding uncharacterized protein LOC126656676: MDIRSCNAELEEIERELSYILKNPSGIKTLIEAERHEHILEETLKHVQLRKKMLENGYINPVASEGGFYPNNINPSGFFVGSSSYNPDMPPEVDAVPTGFHFFSNQAPILPGMIQTQSPTLFQGYNWPYHPYAHNNEAATDGYNVMPQPQPQPQLGQFVNDPYIPQPYQFGPLVDMNLPPLNITREQENGAKAIQNEAGNNGAMGHYAPTNGIPFPF; the protein is encoded by the exons ATGGATATCCGTTCATGTAATGCTGAACTCGAAGAAATTGAGAGAGAATTAAG CTATATCTTAAAGAATCCAAGTGGCATCAAGACATTGATTGAAGCTGAACGCCATGAACACATATTGGAAGAGACCTTGAAACATGTCCAACTTCGCAAG AAAATGTTGGAAAATGGGTACATCAATCCAGTAGCTTCTGAG GGAGGATTTTATCCAAACAATATAAATCCTAGTGGATTTTTTGTGGGAAGTTCCAGCTATAATCCAGATATGCCTCCAGAGGTTGATGCAGTACCTACCGGATTTCATTTCTTCAG CAATCAAGCACCAATTTTGCCAGGAATGATACAAACCCAATCACCAACATTGTTTCAAGGATACAATTGGCCCTATCATCCTTATGCACACAACAATGAGGCAGCTACGGATGGCTACAATGTTATGCCTCAGCCTCAGCCTCAGCCTCAGTTGGGACAATTTGTGAATGATCCCTACATTCCTCAGCCTTACCAGTTTGGACCCTTGGTTGATATGAACTTGCCTCCTCTCAATATTACTAGAGAACAG GAAAATGGTGCAAAGGCGATTCAAAATGAAGCAGGCAATAATGGAGCTATGGGACATTACGCACCTACCAATGGCATACCTTTTCCATTTTGA